The following coding sequences lie in one Enterococcus sp. 9E7_DIV0242 genomic window:
- a CDS encoding gamma-glutamyl-gamma-aminobutyrate hydrolase family protein, translated as MSKPIIGIAGNQLVHAVETFNGNQVSYTPQGFVTAVQQTGGMPLIIPIGAPETAADYITQIDKLLLAGGQDVSPDFYGEEPHPKLEETNRNRDAFELALIEEAIKQKKPVFAVCRGMQLLNVALGGTLYQDLSQYSEWKVKHGQQPTAPGFPTHSITIENNTILNQLFGDTYQVNSYHHQAIRRISTQLSATAYSSDGLVEGVEAKNPEQRLLGVQWHPELIFHNDTKELELFRYFVDQL; from the coding sequence ATGTCTAAACCCATTATCGGAATTGCCGGAAACCAACTGGTACACGCCGTTGAAACTTTTAATGGCAATCAAGTTTCGTATACACCTCAAGGATTCGTCACAGCTGTTCAGCAGACTGGTGGAATGCCGCTGATCATTCCGATCGGAGCACCTGAAACTGCTGCGGATTATATCACTCAAATCGACAAATTACTTCTTGCAGGGGGACAGGATGTATCTCCGGACTTTTATGGCGAAGAGCCACATCCCAAGCTCGAGGAAACAAATAGAAACAGAGATGCATTTGAACTAGCACTGATTGAAGAAGCAATCAAACAAAAAAAACCTGTTTTCGCAGTATGTCGCGGCATGCAGCTGTTGAATGTTGCATTGGGAGGTACACTTTATCAGGATCTTTCTCAATATTCTGAATGGAAAGTGAAACACGGACAACAACCAACTGCACCAGGATTCCCGACGCATTCAATTACCATTGAAAACAACACGATTTTGAATCAGTTATTTGGTGACACCTATCAGGTAAATTCGTATCATCATCAAGCAATACGCAGAATTTCTACTCAGCTGAGCGCTACCGCCTATTCATCTGACGGTCTGGTAGAGGGTGTAGAAGCTAAAAATCCTGAACAACGATTATTAGGTGTACAATGGCATCCTGAACTGATTTTCCATAATGACACCAAAGAATTGGAACTGTTTCGTTATTTTGTTGATCAACTTTAA
- a CDS encoding aldo/keto reductase, with the protein MAFEKTKKLANGNEIPRLGLGVWRVEDGNQVIDSVKWALQAGYRLIDTAAVYKNEEGVGEGIRQSGVPREEIFVTTKLWNEDQGYDSALKAFEVSLNKLGLDYVDLYLIHWPVKDKYKDSWRAMEEIYASGRAKAIGVSNFHKHHLEDLLTTAKVKPMVDQIEIHPTLTQEPLRAYLEQEDIAVEAWSPLGQGTILKEPVLVEIGNKYGKTAAQVIIRWHLQNDIIVIPKSVHEQRIKENFDVFDFELSSEDIAAINQLNSDERLGSNPDSFDF; encoded by the coding sequence ATGGCATTTGAAAAAACAAAGAAACTGGCAAATGGTAATGAGATTCCCCGTTTAGGATTAGGTGTTTGGCGAGTAGAGGATGGCAATCAGGTCATTGATTCTGTAAAATGGGCTCTACAGGCAGGCTACCGCTTGATTGATACAGCTGCTGTCTATAAAAATGAAGAGGGTGTAGGCGAAGGAATTCGGCAATCAGGTGTTCCAAGAGAAGAAATTTTTGTTACAACCAAGCTTTGGAATGAAGATCAAGGCTATGATTCTGCACTGAAAGCTTTTGAGGTAAGTTTGAACAAACTCGGCTTGGATTATGTTGACCTGTACTTGATCCATTGGCCGGTTAAAGATAAGTATAAGGATTCATGGAGAGCGATGGAAGAAATTTACGCGAGTGGGCGAGCAAAAGCCATTGGAGTATCTAATTTCCATAAGCATCATTTAGAAGATTTGTTAACTACTGCTAAAGTGAAACCGATGGTGGATCAAATTGAGATTCATCCGACACTGACACAGGAACCTTTGAGAGCGTATTTGGAACAGGAAGATATCGCAGTAGAAGCATGGTCTCCTCTTGGACAAGGAACGATTCTCAAAGAGCCTGTTTTGGTGGAAATAGGAAATAAATATGGCAAAACTGCTGCTCAAGTGATTATTCGTTGGCACCTGCAAAATGACATTATAGTCATTCCTAAATCAGTACATGAACAACGAATCAAAGAAAACTTTGATGTTTTTGATTTTGAGCTAAGCAGTGAAGACATTGCTGCGATCAATCAGCTGAACAGTGATGAACGATTAGGCTCAAACCCTGATAGCTTCGACTTTTAA
- a CDS encoding branched-chain amino acid aminotransferase: MMIDWDNLGFNYIKTPYRYLSIWKDGEWDEGTLTEDNTLHIHEGSAALHYGQQSFEGLKAYRCKDGSINLFRVEENARRMNRSAERLLMAQIPEEKFIHAVKEVVKANEEYVPPYGTGATLYIRPLLIGIGEGVGVNPAPEYLFTVFCTPVGAYFKGGLTPTNFIVSDYDRAAPQGTGAIKVGGNYAASLYPGQEAHDRHFSDCIYLDPATHTKIEEVGSANFFGITKENQFVTPLSPSILPSITKYSLLYLAEHRLGLEVIEGDVYLDQLDQYTEAGACGTAAVISPIGGIQTFDSFHVFYSETEVGPVTQKLYDELTGIQFGDVEAPEGWIQKV; encoded by the coding sequence ATGATGATCGATTGGGATAATCTAGGATTTAATTATATCAAAACACCATATCGCTACCTATCAATCTGGAAGGATGGTGAATGGGACGAAGGCACACTAACAGAAGATAATACACTTCATATACACGAGGGCTCTGCAGCACTTCATTACGGACAGCAAAGTTTTGAGGGATTGAAAGCTTATCGTTGTAAGGATGGTTCAATCAATCTCTTTCGGGTAGAAGAGAATGCGAGACGTATGAATCGCAGTGCGGAACGCCTGCTGATGGCACAAATACCAGAAGAAAAATTTATCCACGCGGTCAAAGAGGTCGTGAAAGCGAATGAAGAATACGTTCCCCCATACGGCACAGGGGCAACACTTTATATTCGTCCTTTACTGATCGGGATAGGTGAAGGAGTCGGAGTGAATCCGGCACCGGAGTATCTCTTTACAGTCTTCTGTACGCCGGTTGGCGCCTATTTCAAAGGTGGTTTGACACCGACAAACTTTATCGTTTCAGATTATGACCGTGCTGCACCTCAGGGAACAGGAGCAATCAAGGTTGGTGGAAATTATGCTGCTAGTTTATATCCGGGACAAGAAGCGCATGACAGACATTTTTCTGACTGTATCTATTTAGATCCGGCAACCCATACAAAAATTGAAGAGGTTGGTTCTGCGAATTTCTTCGGGATCACAAAGGAGAACCAATTTGTTACACCACTTTCTCCATCGATCTTGCCAAGCATTACCAAGTATTCCCTCCTATATTTAGCGGAGCATCGTTTAGGCTTGGAAGTTATTGAAGGGGATGTTTACTTAGATCAGCTAGATCAGTACACAGAAGCGGGAGCTTGTGGAACGGCAGCCGTGATTTCGCCAATTGGTGGAATTCAGACCTTTGATTCTTTCCACGTGTTTTATAGTGAGACAGAAGTAGGTCCGGTGACGCAAAAGCTTTATGATGAGTTGACTGGGATTCAGTTTGGTGACGTAGAAGCACCGGAAGGCTGGATTCAAAAAGTTTAA
- a CDS encoding mechanosensitive ion channel family protein codes for MFLLQQSTSTLESTLDSSVGDLTQETVKKVNAFQRYWASINWDQITTFIIEKAIYILFLFLLFALINKIGKSLINHLYKSQISKRQTISDSRVSTLHLLTRNAFQYTLFFFFLYSLLSVLGVPIGSLLAGAGIAGVAIGLGAQGFMNDIITGFFIILEQQMDVGDYIRLIALDIEGTVTSIGLRTTQLKSLDGTVHFIPNRNITTISNLSRSNIQVIVDIRIIPEEGIEKIQEILSEVNQRLADKHKEDIQSGPTLFGMVDLGNGNFAVRTTMYVLNGKQAVIKEDFLAQSVTALSAESFTIPNTPIVMP; via the coding sequence ATGTTTTTGCTACAACAATCTACATCTACACTAGAATCTACGCTTGATTCCTCTGTAGGGGACTTAACTCAAGAAACCGTAAAAAAAGTCAATGCTTTCCAGCGTTATTGGGCTTCGATCAATTGGGATCAAATCACAACATTCATTATCGAAAAGGCCATTTATATTCTATTTCTATTCCTACTCTTTGCTTTGATTAATAAGATAGGGAAAAGCTTGATCAATCATTTATACAAAAGCCAAATCAGTAAACGGCAGACCATCAGTGACAGTCGCGTCAGTACGCTTCATCTGCTAACACGAAATGCTTTTCAATATACCCTATTCTTTTTCTTCCTATACTCATTGCTGAGTGTTTTAGGTGTTCCAATTGGTTCGCTTTTAGCTGGAGCAGGAATTGCCGGTGTAGCGATTGGTTTGGGCGCACAAGGCTTTATGAATGATATCATTACGGGTTTTTTCATCATCTTGGAACAGCAGATGGACGTTGGCGATTATATCCGCTTAATTGCATTGGATATTGAAGGGACAGTTACTTCAATCGGCTTGAGAACAACACAGCTGAAATCGTTGGATGGGACAGTCCATTTTATCCCAAACAGGAATATTACGACTATCAGCAACCTTTCACGTTCCAATATCCAAGTGATCGTTGATATTCGCATAATCCCGGAGGAGGGCATCGAGAAAATACAGGAAATTCTGTCAGAGGTCAACCAACGCTTAGCCGATAAACACAAAGAGGATATTCAAAGTGGTCCTACGCTTTTTGGAATGGTTGATTTAGGAAATGGTAATTTTGCTGTTCGAACAACGATGTATGTGCTCAATGGTAAGCAAGCGGTCATTAAAGAAGATTTTCTGGCCCAGTCCGTTACAGCACTTTCCGCTGAAAGTTTTACGATTCCCAATACACCGATTGTTATGCCTTAA
- a CDS encoding type 1 glutamine amidotransferase family protein: MFTIYIYILDTLADWEMGHVISELNSRRFFKKEAQQLTIKTVSYSKEPITTMGGVTIIPDCLVDDITTNETSMLLLPGADTWNDPKHQAIIEKAAEFLSAGSIVGAICGATVALASSGLLDNRSHTSNGAGFLEMVSPSYKGTSFYIDEASVADNNLITASSTGALLWTRQIIEQLDVFQSDTLEYWYQYFSTGKAEHFFALMHTLPINDESKSIS; the protein is encoded by the coding sequence ATGTTTACAATCTATATTTATATTCTTGATACTTTAGCTGACTGGGAAATGGGGCATGTTATTTCAGAACTAAACTCTCGTCGTTTTTTCAAAAAAGAGGCCCAACAATTAACCATAAAAACAGTTAGCTACTCAAAAGAACCCATCACTACAATGGGTGGTGTAACAATCATTCCTGATTGCCTTGTTGATGATATTACAACAAACGAAACAAGCATGTTGCTATTGCCGGGTGCAGATACCTGGAACGATCCAAAGCATCAGGCTATTATTGAAAAAGCAGCTGAATTTCTTTCTGCTGGCTCTATCGTTGGTGCAATCTGTGGGGCTACTGTCGCGCTCGCTAGCTCAGGACTACTAGATAATCGTTCACACACAAGCAATGGGGCAGGATTTCTGGAAATGGTTTCTCCAAGCTACAAAGGGACCAGCTTCTATATAGACGAAGCATCAGTAGCGGATAATAATCTTATTACGGCAAGCTCTACTGGCGCTTTATTATGGACAAGACAAATTATCGAACAATTAGATGTTTTCCAATCGGATACACTAGAGTATTGGTATCAGTATTTTAGCACAGGCAAAGCTGAACATTTCTTTGCCCTGATGCACACTTTACCAATCAACGATGAAAGTAAATCTATTTCCTAA
- a CDS encoding N-acetyldiaminopimelate deacetylase — protein sequence MIQERLSEIRRALHQIPEIGLKEVKTQSYLLDEIGRIKKDYIEIKCWQTGTLVFVQGVDPEKTIGWRADIDGLPITEAVESGFKSVHEGQMHACGHDFHMTIGLGLLEKLSEKQPKNNYLFLFQPAEENEAGGMLMYEHGAFGDWLPDEFYALHVNPELPVGKITTRPGTLFAATCEVRVYFTGKSGHAAFPNESNDMIIAAVSFVQQAQTIISRNVNPVEGGVVTFGTFNAGTVNNAIAGEASITGTIRTLTEETNQLTQRRIRELAKGISYSFNCEVEVVLDQKGYLPVVNDKETTEKFIHFMEENPAVAFEEAPVAMTGEDFGYLLSKVPGTMFWLGVDSLYGLHSEKFDPDEAALPFAVEQVGTFLKSLDD from the coding sequence ATGATACAGGAAAGATTGAGTGAAATAAGAAGGGCGCTTCATCAAATCCCTGAGATAGGCTTGAAGGAAGTTAAGACGCAAAGCTATTTATTGGATGAAATTGGACGAATAAAAAAGGACTATATCGAAATTAAATGTTGGCAAACCGGAACTTTAGTGTTTGTACAAGGCGTTGATCCGGAAAAAACGATTGGCTGGCGTGCAGATATTGACGGACTGCCGATTACAGAGGCAGTAGAATCAGGATTTAAGTCTGTGCATGAAGGTCAAATGCACGCTTGTGGTCATGATTTTCATATGACGATCGGCTTGGGACTCTTGGAGAAGTTGTCTGAGAAGCAGCCAAAGAATAACTATCTCTTTTTGTTCCAGCCTGCTGAAGAAAATGAAGCAGGAGGCATGCTGATGTATGAACACGGGGCTTTTGGTGATTGGTTGCCGGATGAGTTTTATGCTCTGCATGTCAATCCGGAGCTTCCGGTAGGGAAAATCACAACAAGGCCGGGGACATTGTTCGCGGCAACCTGTGAAGTTCGGGTATATTTCACAGGAAAGAGTGGACATGCTGCTTTTCCGAATGAATCCAATGATATGATCATTGCCGCAGTCAGCTTTGTGCAGCAAGCTCAGACGATCATTAGTCGAAACGTCAATCCCGTAGAGGGCGGAGTTGTAACCTTTGGAACCTTCAATGCTGGGACAGTAAACAATGCTATTGCAGGAGAAGCGAGCATTACCGGAACCATTCGAACGTTGACAGAGGAAACGAATCAGCTGACACAGCGAAGAATCCGAGAGCTGGCGAAAGGAATCAGCTATTCCTTCAATTGTGAAGTAGAAGTAGTTCTGGATCAAAAAGGCTATCTGCCGGTAGTGAATGATAAGGAGACAACAGAAAAATTCATTCATTTTATGGAGGAGAATCCTGCCGTAGCATTTGAAGAAGCACCGGTTGCGATGACTGGTGAGGATTTCGGCTATTTGCTCTCCAAGGTTCCTGGAACAATGTTTTGGTTAGGTGTTGATAGCTTATATGGCCTGCATTCAGAAAAATTTGATCCTGATGAAGCTGCTTTACCATTTGCGGTTGAACAGGTTGGGACATTTCTCAAATCTTTGGACGACTAA
- the dapD gene encoding 2,3,4,5-tetrahydropyridine-2,6-dicarboxylate N-acetyltransferase, whose amino-acid sequence MDAYEIISYIGNATKKTPVKVTLKGQLKGLEYPESIKAFTNCKTGTLFGEWAEINAFLEENKSVIADYVVENDSRNSAIPLLDTKEINARIEPGAIIRDQVEIGDHAVIMMGAIINIGAVIGEGSMIDMGAILGGRATVGKNCHIGAGTVLAGVIEPPSAEPVVIEDNVLIGANAVVLEGIRVGKGAVVAAGAIVVDDVAPNTVVAGVPARKIKDIDEKTKGKTNMMDELRKL is encoded by the coding sequence ATGGATGCATATGAAATTATTAGTTATATCGGGAACGCAACAAAAAAGACACCAGTGAAAGTGACCTTGAAGGGTCAATTGAAAGGGCTGGAATATCCTGAATCAATTAAGGCGTTTACAAACTGTAAAACAGGGACGCTGTTCGGTGAATGGGCAGAAATCAACGCTTTTTTAGAAGAGAATAAATCTGTGATTGCAGATTATGTTGTGGAAAACGACAGCCGAAATTCTGCGATTCCATTGCTTGATACAAAAGAGATCAATGCTCGAATCGAACCGGGAGCAATCATTCGTGACCAAGTGGAAATCGGCGACCATGCGGTAATCATGATGGGGGCTATCATCAATATCGGTGCTGTCATCGGTGAAGGCTCAATGATCGATATGGGCGCTATTCTTGGGGGCAGAGCGACTGTGGGTAAGAATTGCCACATTGGAGCCGGAACTGTGTTGGCGGGGGTCATTGAGCCGCCGAGTGCTGAGCCTGTTGTTATTGAAGATAATGTATTGATCGGTGCCAATGCAGTTGTATTGGAAGGAATTCGTGTCGGTAAAGGAGCAGTAGTGGCCGCAGGGGCAATAGTCGTTGATGATGTAGCACCAAATACTGTGGTTGCTGGAGTGCCTGCTAGAAAAATCAAGGATATTGATGAAAAAACAAAAGGCAAAACCAATATGATGGACGAATTACGTAAATTATAA
- the cbpB gene encoding cyclic-di-AMP-binding protein CbpB has product MIGNAVKELLMEKQDTFMIPAENVANVMCLNPLNHALLVLSQVRYSKIPVLDKGDRFVGLISLADVVDKMFDLTEIDLEKLQEFTVADVMEVGVTVVGEDWDLEDVLHLLVDSPFLPVVDDNQCFKGIITRKELLKAINHMAHELEKHNLVLPKVDETQENQAI; this is encoded by the coding sequence ATGATTGGAAATGCTGTAAAAGAATTATTAATGGAGAAACAAGATACATTTATGATACCAGCTGAAAATGTTGCAAACGTGATGTGTTTGAATCCGTTGAATCATGCGTTACTGGTGTTATCACAAGTAAGATATTCAAAAATCCCTGTTTTAGATAAAGGCGATCGATTTGTTGGGCTGATCAGTCTGGCGGATGTTGTAGATAAAATGTTTGATTTGACTGAAATCGACTTAGAAAAACTGCAGGAGTTCACTGTTGCTGATGTTATGGAAGTGGGCGTGACGGTTGTTGGCGAGGATTGGGATTTGGAGGATGTGCTGCATTTACTTGTAGATTCGCCGTTTCTTCCAGTTGTTGATGATAATCAGTGCTTCAAGGGAATCATTACGAGAAAAGAACTACTGAAAGCCATCAATCATATGGCCCATGAGCTGGAAAAACACAACCTTGTTCTACCAAAAGTAGATGAAACACAGGAGAACCAAGCGATTTAA
- a CDS encoding metallophosphoesterase, with protein sequence MKYLVVSDNHGDRDILVQLVDHYKGKVDAMFHCGDSELEATDHLWDDFTAAVKGNCDYGPGYPETAVKDTGEDVVFMTHGHLSNVRFGLTQLGLQAEEVGATIALFGHTHEIGCEMHQGCLFLNPGSIRQPRGPIQIQSYAIIESAKEKFDVQYYDRTFEPVKELHFKFSK encoded by the coding sequence ATGAAGTATCTAGTTGTAAGTGATAATCATGGTGATCGAGATATTCTGGTACAATTGGTCGATCATTATAAAGGGAAAGTTGATGCAATGTTTCACTGCGGTGATTCTGAGTTAGAAGCAACAGATCATCTATGGGATGACTTTACTGCTGCTGTAAAAGGAAATTGTGATTACGGTCCAGGCTATCCTGAAACGGCTGTAAAAGATACAGGTGAAGATGTAGTTTTCATGACGCATGGTCATTTGTCGAATGTTCGTTTTGGTTTGACACAGCTGGGCTTGCAAGCAGAAGAGGTGGGTGCAACAATTGCTTTGTTTGGGCATACACATGAAATTGGTTGTGAGATGCATCAAGGATGTCTCTTTTTGAATCCAGGAAGCATTCGCCAACCGCGTGGTCCTATCCAAATACAATCCTATGCGATCATTGAAAGCGCAAAGGAGAAGTTCGACGTACAATATTATGATCGAACATTTGAACCAGTCAAAGAACTTCATTTCAAATTTTCAAAATAA
- the rph gene encoding ribonuclease PH: MIRHDGRSPKQLRNVTIETNVFKHPEGSVVISFGDTKVICSATVEEKVPPFLRGQGTGWVTAEYSMLPRATNTRNIRESAKGKLSGRTMEIQRLIGRSLRAVIDLEKLGERSIVVDCDVIQADGGTRTASITGAFTAMKLAVEKLMVKGVLTEDPIKEHLAAVSVGILPSGDCVLDLDYQEDFAAKVDMNIVMTESGEFVEIQGTGEEATFSGDELNAMLFYGKSGISELIAEQKNTLLASFAEHKTEENTIVIATGNAGKAAEFKELFGAKGYQVKTLLDYPELPEVEETGTTFEENARLKAETIAAILQQPVLADDSGLIVDALGGMPGIYSARFAGEPKSDAANNAKLLHELTEIPKEERTARFHCTLVFAAPHKESLVVEGDWEGLIGTIPRGDNGFGYDPLFYVPEEGKTSAELPREVKNKISHRGKAVEKLKKEWESWLNGQEAAE, translated from the coding sequence GTGATTAGACATGATGGAAGAAGTCCAAAACAATTACGAAATGTAACAATAGAGACCAATGTGTTCAAGCATCCGGAAGGGTCAGTTGTGATTTCTTTTGGCGATACAAAAGTGATTTGTTCAGCAACTGTAGAAGAAAAGGTTCCGCCTTTTTTACGTGGTCAGGGAACAGGTTGGGTCACAGCAGAATACAGTATGCTGCCACGAGCAACGAACACTAGAAATATTCGTGAAAGTGCGAAAGGAAAGCTATCAGGAAGAACGATGGAAATTCAGCGATTGATTGGCCGATCTCTTCGTGCCGTAATTGACTTGGAGAAGCTTGGTGAACGAAGCATTGTTGTTGATTGTGATGTTATCCAGGCAGATGGCGGAACAAGAACAGCAAGTATTACAGGTGCGTTTACAGCAATGAAGTTAGCCGTCGAAAAACTGATGGTCAAAGGCGTATTGACAGAAGATCCGATTAAGGAACACTTAGCAGCTGTCAGTGTTGGGATATTGCCATCAGGTGACTGTGTATTAGACTTGGACTATCAAGAAGATTTTGCTGCAAAGGTCGATATGAATATCGTGATGACGGAGTCAGGAGAGTTTGTGGAAATCCAAGGTACAGGAGAAGAAGCGACTTTTTCAGGAGACGAATTGAATGCTATGCTGTTTTATGGAAAGAGTGGGATCAGTGAATTGATTGCAGAGCAAAAGAATACGTTATTGGCTTCCTTTGCTGAACATAAGACAGAAGAAAATACAATTGTGATTGCAACAGGAAATGCCGGGAAAGCAGCAGAGTTCAAGGAGCTCTTTGGTGCCAAAGGGTATCAGGTGAAAACCTTACTCGATTATCCTGAACTGCCGGAAGTAGAAGAAACAGGAACGACCTTTGAGGAAAATGCGCGCTTAAAAGCTGAAACGATTGCAGCGATCCTGCAACAGCCTGTTCTTGCAGATGATTCAGGCTTGATTGTTGATGCGTTAGGGGGGATGCCGGGGATTTATTCTGCTCGTTTTGCCGGCGAACCTAAAAGTGATGCTGCCAATAATGCCAAGTTGCTTCATGAGTTAACGGAAATTCCTAAAGAGGAGCGAACCGCTCGATTCCATTGTACATTAGTTTTTGCCGCTCCTCATAAAGAGAGTCTCGTTGTCGAAGGAGATTGGGAAGGGCTTATCGGAACAATTCCTCGTGGGGACAATGGCTTTGGTTACGATCCGTTATTCTACGTTCCGGAAGAAGGAAAAACTTCTGCCGAGCTTCCAAGAGAAGTGAAGAACAAAATCAGTCACCGAGGCAAAGCAGTTGAAAAGCTGAAAAAAGAATGGGAAAGCTGGTTGAATGGACAGGAGGCGGCAGAATGA
- the racE gene encoding glutamate racemase, which translates to MNNGAIGFIDSGVGGLTVVKEALKQLPNEHLIYLGDTARCPYGPRPAEQVVQFTWEMSSFLLKKNIKMLVIACNTATAVALDEIKDRLDIPVVGVILPGSRAALKATKTNQIGVIGTLGTIKSGSYKEALKSKVPSVEVQSLACPKFVPIVESSEYRSSVAKKVVSETLRPLKTRTGLDTLILGCTHYPLLRPLIQNEMGSQIKLIDSGAETISEVSVLLDYFNLAAEPKKIAPINEFYTTGSANMFKEIANDWLELETINVEHAKIGGNVSD; encoded by the coding sequence GTGAATAATGGAGCAATTGGTTTTATAGATTCAGGTGTTGGTGGTTTGACGGTGGTCAAGGAAGCATTAAAGCAGCTGCCGAATGAACATCTGATTTACTTAGGCGATACAGCGAGGTGCCCGTACGGCCCTAGACCAGCAGAACAAGTTGTTCAGTTTACGTGGGAAATGAGTTCTTTCCTATTGAAGAAAAATATTAAGATGCTGGTGATCGCATGCAACACAGCTACTGCAGTTGCTCTGGATGAAATCAAGGATAGGCTGGATATACCAGTGGTGGGCGTTATTCTACCTGGTTCAAGAGCCGCTTTGAAAGCAACGAAGACCAATCAGATTGGCGTTATCGGGACATTAGGAACTATAAAAAGTGGCTCATATAAAGAAGCATTAAAAAGTAAGGTTCCTTCTGTTGAGGTACAGAGCTTAGCTTGTCCAAAGTTTGTACCGATCGTAGAGAGTAGCGAATATCGTTCATCTGTTGCGAAAAAGGTGGTGTCTGAGACGCTAAGACCACTAAAAACTAGAACAGGATTGGATACCCTTATTTTAGGGTGTACTCACTATCCTTTATTAAGACCGCTGATTCAAAATGAAATGGGCAGTCAAATCAAGCTAATTGATTCAGGCGCAGAAACAATCAGTGAAGTTAGTGTTTTGTTGGACTACTTTAACTTGGCGGCAGAACCGAAAAAGATTGCGCCGATCAATGAATTTTATACCACAGGCTCAGCAAATATGTTCAAGGAAATAGCCAATGATTGGCTTGAGCTGGAAACAATCAATGTAGAACATGCGAAAATAGGGGGAAATGTTAGTGATTAG
- a CDS encoding amino acid ABC transporter ATP-binding protein, producing the protein MISLEHVNKYFGDHHVLKDISLTADHGEKIVIIGPSGSGKSTLIRCINRLEKVTDGKITVDGVDITEPKAPIQQIRQKVAMVFQNFNLYAHKTIIENLTLAPIKVKGVSKEEATRTGMEYLERVGLADKAKAYPAQLSGGQQQRVAIARTLNMHPEVILFDEPTSALDPEMIQEVLDVMVDLSKQNITMICVTHEMGFARQVADRVIFMDDGQIVETGTPEHFFTNTQNERAKEFLSKIIHNS; encoded by the coding sequence ATGATATCTTTGGAACATGTAAACAAATATTTCGGCGACCACCACGTACTAAAAGACATCTCATTAACAGCAGACCATGGAGAAAAAATTGTCATTATCGGACCATCCGGTTCTGGTAAAAGTACCTTGATTCGCTGTATCAATCGCTTGGAAAAAGTAACCGACGGAAAAATAACGGTCGATGGTGTGGATATCACTGAACCTAAGGCACCCATTCAGCAAATCCGGCAAAAGGTTGCGATGGTCTTTCAAAATTTCAATCTCTATGCCCATAAAACAATTATTGAAAATCTGACCCTTGCCCCTATAAAGGTCAAAGGTGTCAGTAAAGAAGAAGCCACTCGCACAGGTATGGAATATCTGGAAAGAGTCGGTTTAGCAGATAAAGCAAAAGCCTATCCGGCACAGCTTTCCGGTGGACAACAGCAACGGGTAGCAATCGCTCGAACATTGAACATGCACCCGGAGGTCATTCTTTTTGACGAACCGACTTCGGCTCTTGATCCGGAAATGATCCAGGAAGTATTAGACGTTATGGTTGATTTGTCTAAGCAAAACATCACGATGATCTGCGTGACACATGAAATGGGCTTTGCCCGTCAAGTGGCAGACAGAGTCATCTTCATGGATGATGGACAAATCGTCGAAACAGGAACACCTGAACATTTCTTTACTAATACACAAAACGAACGTGCGAAAGAATTTTTGAGTAAAATCATCCATAATTCGTAG